In the Telopea speciosissima isolate NSW1024214 ecotype Mountain lineage chromosome 2, Tspe_v1, whole genome shotgun sequence genome, one interval contains:
- the LOC122652320 gene encoding outer envelope protein 61-like, whose protein sequence is MMDPELIRIAQEQMSRISPTELARIQEQMMSNPELVKMAAESMKNMRPEDLRNAAEQLKYARTEDMMDIGSKMANATPEEITTMRARAEAQITYELNAAQMLKKQGNELHSQGRFSDAAEKYLLARDNLKGIPVSKGRALQLPCSLNLMSCYLKTSQFDECIKEGSEVLAYDADNVKALYRRGQAYKGLGQLEDAVSDLNKAHAVSPDDETIADVLRDAKEELEREGEGRQGAGRSVLEEINEEEIRTVRAESHKSSTSIEYSVTQPQEAKASECSQGQSVSNFSGRTTEAECLQGLKDDPEAIRSFQSFISNTDPETLAGLSAGGVAPDMFKSASSMISKMSPEELQKMLGMASSFQGTSPYFPVGTAESRGDSSRSGSLPPGVSPDMLKTATDMMSQMSPDDLQKMFEVASSLRGKDAVSTVTAVDTNGLRSETGSKVSKATEISTVNENSDVGESSCQLHSNTRTGSFPSPNFPTSAVDLQAEMRNQMNDPAMSQMFTSMIKNMSPEMMANMSENFGVKLSQEDAEKAQQAMSSLSPGDLDKMMRWADRIQRGVEGAKKTKNWVLGRPGMILAICILILAIILHRLGFIGS, encoded by the exons ATGATGGATCCTGAGTTGATTCGGATAGCTCAAGAACAGATGAGTAGAATCTCCCCGACTGAACTGGCCAGAATCCAAGAGCAG ATGATGTCCAATCCTGAGTTGGTGAAAATGGCTGCGGAAAGCATGAAGAACATGAGGCCAGAAGACTTGAGAAATGCTGCCGAACAGTTAAAGTATGCTCGTACAGAAGATATGATGGACATTGGTTCGAAGATGGCTAATGCCACACCTGAAGAGATTACAACTATGCGTGCCCGTGCAGAAGCCCAGATCACATATGAGTTGAATGCAGCTCAGATGCTAAAGAAACAG GGTAATGAGCTTCATAGCCAGGGCAGGTTCAGTGACGCTGCGGAGAAGTATTTGCTT GCAAGGGACAACCTAAAAGGAATTCCAGTCTCTAAAGGCAGAGCACTCCAGTTGCCATGTTCTCTAAATTTGATGTCGTGTTACTTGAAGACAAGTCAATTCGATGAGTGCATTAAGGAAGGTTCTGAG gtgTTGGCATATGATGCTGACAATGTCAAAGCTTTATACCGGAGGGGTCAGGCGTATAAAGGATTAGGACAGTTAGAA GATGCTGTTTCTGACTTGAATAAAGCACATGCAGTTTCCCCAGATGATGAAACTATTGCCGATGTTCTAAG GGATGCGAAGGAAGAATTGGAAAGAGAAGGTGAAGGGCGACAAGGAGCAGGAC GATCAGTCCTTGAAGaaataaatgaagaagaaatccgAACTGTCCGTGCTGAAAGCCATAAAAGCTCTACATCAATAGAGTATTCTGTGACACAACCGCAGGAAGCCAAAGCCAGTGAGTGCTCTCAGGGTCAAAGTGTTTCCAACTTTAGTGGTCGTACTACTGAGGCGGAGTGTTTGCAAGGTTTGAAAGATGACCCAGAAGCCATCAG GTCGTTTCAAAGTTTTATTTCAAATACTGATCCTGAGACTTTGGCTGGTTTGAGTGCTGGAGGGGTGGCCCCAGATATGTTTAAGAGTGCCTCAAGTATGATCAGTAAAATGTCACCTGAAGAACTTCAGAAAATGCTCGGAATGGCTTCATCTTTTCAGGGGACAAGCCCATATTTTCCTGTAGGGACGGCAGAGAGTCGAGGTGACAGTTCAAGATCAGGGTCACTGCCTCCAGGTGTGTCACCTGACATGCTTAAAACTGCCACTGATATGATGAGTCAGATGTCACCAGATGATCTTCAGAAGATGTTTGAAGTTGCCTCTTCTTTAAGAGGGAAAGATGCAGTTTCAACAGTAACAGCAGTAGATACAAATGGTCTGAGATCTGAGACGGGCTCGAAAGTCTCCAAGGCCACTGAAATTTCCACAGTTAATGAGAATTCTGATGTAGGTGAAAGTAGTTGTCAATTGCATTCAAATACTAGAACGGGTTCATTTCCTTCACCAAATTTTCCGACCTCAGCTGTTGATTTGCAAGCAGAGATGAGAAACCAAATGAATGACCCAGCAATGAGTCAG ATGTTTACATCAATGATCAAGAATATGAGCCCAGAAATGATGGCTAACATGAGTGAAAATTTTGGAGTAAAGCTTTCACAGGAGGATGCAGAAAAGGCTCAACAAGCAATGTCTTCTTTATCCCCCGGAGACTTGGATAAAATG ATGCGGTGGGCCGATCGGATACAGAGAGGGGTCGAAGGTGCAAAGAAGACAAAGAATTGGGTATTGGGGAGACCTGGCATGATTCTTGCGATATGCATACTCATCTTGGCAATCATCCTTCACAGGCTGGGCTTCATTGGCAGTTAA